The Biomphalaria glabrata chromosome 17, xgBioGlab47.1, whole genome shotgun sequence genome segment ATGTTATGTAGAATGGCTGTCAAATGCCACAGACTTCCCAGCTAGGAGAAACTAACTATGTTATGTAGAATGGCTGTCAAATGCCACAGACTTCCCAGCTAGGAGAAACTAACTATGTTATGTAGAATGGCTGTCAAATGCCACTGACTTCCCAGCTAGGAGAAACTAACTATGTTATGTAGAATTGCTGTCAAATGCCACAGACTTCCCAGCTAGGAGAAACTAACTATGTTATGTAGAATGGCTGTCAAATGCCACAGACTTCCCAGCTAGGAGAAACTAACTATGTTATGTAGAATGGCTGTCAAATGCCACTGACTTCCCAGCTAGGAGAAACTAACTATGTTATGTAGAATTGCTGTCAAATGCCACAGACTTCCCAGCTAGGAGAAACTAACTATGTTATGTAGAATGGCTGTCAAATGCCACAGACTTCCCAGCTAGGAGAAACTAACTATGTTATGTAGAATGGCTGTCAAATGCCACAGACTTCCCAGCTAGGAGAAACTAACTATGTTATGTAGAATGGCTGTCAAATGCCACAGACTTCCCAGCTAGGAGAAACTAACTATGTTATGTAGAATGGCTGTCAAATGCCACAGACTTCCCAGCTAGGAGAAACTAATTATGTTATGTAGAATGGCTGCCAAATGCCACAGACTTCCCAGCTAGGAGAAACTGACTAGTCTAGTTTATGTTCTCAGACTCAtgagattgggaatggtaagaAACAGTTTGAATGCAGGTAtccaatttaaattaattatcactTGGTACTGTGGCATTCCCCAAGTTCCATCAATGAAACAAATTGTTAccctttcaaaattaaaaaaaaaaaaagaatttaaaagagCAATGGTTAGTTGAATTTAGtggttaattttaaaatcaaacttgCTAATCGCTAACCCCAAATACaacttatagttttttttttaaagcctaaaGATAAAGTCAGCAGAAACTAACTTGCTAGCACCACCATGTATGTAGGTCTGAAATAGTTCTACCCTTCAATTCAACTAATGTATTTCAAAACTCAAGGATACAGTCAGAAGAATCTAACTTGCCAGCACCACCAGAAGATGATTTGGAAACAGGATGCTCCTCTTCTTCACTTTGATCATCAGGATCTGTTCTAACAAGGTGTTAAGGAAAACCAACTGGCAATTAACAGATCAATCATTTCATTTGAGagcaaaacatttttgttaacaCATGACCTCAATGTTCAACATTGACCTTTGCACCAAAGTTTTTGAAGAACTTCAAGAGCTCAAAGCTCCAGTgagtgagaataaattaaattgttttctttctaaTTAATCCAACTTTTTTACACTACCAATGCTTATCAAACTGGCATTATGTGCAATACATGGTTATTTCTTGTGTCTAAAACTTGTAAGTTATTTGTGCACCATAATGCATTGATCTACATGAAGAGGACATTAATCCTTTTTAACTTTATAAAGTCTGAAGTCATGAGTCTAGAATTTATATCTTTGAGAGAAGAAAATTCttgttaaacatttatttttcaagaTTGTCAAAGGAATATCTCTTTAGATcatattattttcaaataaaactatttctacAAGACTAAAGTTTAACAGGCAACAATAACACAATAGCATCAGTTCTGTATAAGATTCTGATACAGCTTGGTTAGAGCGTTAGTCTCCGAGGTGAAAAGTCTAAAAGGGATAATCTTAGCCTCTTCAGAAAAAAGTTTGACAACACAACCTCGTAATAAGTAATCATATGCATTAACTAGTACTAAATGGGGGGTGTGGTGGGTGAGTTGTAAAGCTCTTGCCTTCCAAACTGAGAGGTctcaggtgaagactgggattttgaatttcaagatttttagggtgctcttgagtctacccagctctaataggtacctgacatcagttgggaaaaagtgaaggtgatggtcacatgacacccttgttaactgttggccatagaaacaaaaaaaaaaaacaactttacattatctgccctatagatcacaatgtctgaaagggttaTACTACTTTTACAACTAGTACTAAATTAACAAAAGGATACTCTTCCCCATCTGAAACTTGACCATACTGGGCCAATATGGCAGCCTTTCTGTCTGCTTCCTCTTTTGTTAGCTTCTTTTCTTGCACTGTAGCGAGAGTCTGTTTTTCAAACATAGCAGATAAACGATCTcctaaatctgaaaaaaaaaaaaaaatttgttttgctTCAGTCTCTACTAGCATCAAATTAGTCAGAAAGTGGAAAGTAAGTCATAAGATAAAGACAGTAGCAGTCATTTCAACATGAGCAACACAAAATATTTCAGACCTGAGGCTGTCAAGATGGACACATTTACACTGTACTATAAATTGTGTCTTTGAAAACGAAACAAATCAATACCTTCTTTGGGAGCAACTATTttcttgtctttattttctatttcccaCTGCTGGACAATGGAGGCATACAGCTCAGCAGCCAAGTCAGGATCCTAAAATGAATATAGGCGCACTTTAAACACTTGTCTGTTATGCATTATTTGCAATTATAATTAGTATCTTTACATTTTTGTATAGTAAataatatgcaggtcgcaaatgGTTTTTGAGTATTCGtaagaaacactgcactcattgtTAATCTTTGGAATGGAAGACTTTGCCATTATTCACTAATGACGTAATACTCACAatataaatgcaaaaaaaaataaatgatcttATCAATTTCGGACCTTcctttaaaacagaaaataattacaCCCTCTGGTGAAAAGGAATATATCACACAATCTTTTGCTCCTATTTAATAAATCTCAGGGCAAGAAAATGATTAATCATTAATGAATTAATCATGAATAttatatcaaatatataatCAGTCTTTGTTAGTAAAATGATGATAAGAGCagtctttatttttctttttcttattgtcataggaaaaaaaaaaaaaaatttgtatataaaaaaaaaaaaaaaaagcacagtcGAGTATATCTGCACAAAGTTCattcaatatttatataatttataaaatacatggTAAAATTGAAACCATGCTTAAAACTTTGATTTCAAATGAGTTTGAGACGCATTTAGGTCTGGGTTAGGGTTTGCTGTTACTAGTGTGACAGCTCTTCTTTATTTCTAATATTGTAACTACTGATTACTTTACATAGATTTAGACTCgtgatagatctaaaaatagtgTCTCAGCAATACCGCCCAATGAACACCCTGACTTTATTCTGCATATTGTCATCACACCCTGTCGACACTAAGCTTACACAATTAAAGTTAAGACTTCAGTCAGTGTCTTCAGGTCATTCTCTCATTCATCCCAACTGACAAATTTTTTTACACGtaaacttaaataaataaatatatatatatatatgtctatatatacacaaatattCATCTTTTGCAAATATTTTAACTATTCATCTTTTGACAGTTGCTACTATTTACTATAGCTATGGCAGACTATGCCTGCAGGAATGCAGGGCTGAAAACTGAGAATGTTTTTATTAGGACTGAAAGGCTCATGATTAGCTAGATTGAAGATTctgctagaatctagatgatagatTAGTAGAGAGTAgagatctagagttctagatctagatctagatgtaattaTTGAAGCCTCAAAGTCCTAAGTCTAAAACTTTaattattaagtttattttagttaaatttagttagatctagactagatctagaatctactatctagtagtagatctagatctacttatcaTATTATgtcttaattaataatttttttttaatttttatttatatttatcctTTAGCAAACTGCAAAGTACATACAACGACACTGGCCAAAAGTTCTTTAAttccctcttctctctcttcatcaTTGGACTCTGTGTCTAGAACTCCTATAATAtaactgacaaagacatctgtgTCCAAATCTGAGCTTGCTGACTTAAGCGTTTCTGTCAGCCACACATCAAATGGCTTTACTATGGAAGTCGCCATTTTATTACTCAGCACTATTATTTGGCGaaaaacgaaagaaaaaaataacaggGGAAACGAAAGatataaaattgattttatttagaaagatatatttttgaaaagtaGTTCAAACTCAACGTTTTCGCTCTagtctatattttttaatttgtgtagatctataataagtGTCTTATTTATTAAAGTGCATTGGAAATCTAGATTTGTAGATGtaattaaaaagacaaaataaatacaattttattctaaacaaTGTTTTAACTTTCGTAACTTTCTCGAAAGAAGATCCCATTGTTTCTATTTGACTTTCTACTTTCACTGTTGAGTCGTAAACTTAGTTAGACTTAACTGCGATATCTGTAAGTAAACTTGATTGTAGATCAGGACTAGAATATagtgtttctagatctagagtatggTCTAGAATGTCACTGCAGGCGTAAGTTATTCAAATAATGATAAATTACCAAATAATATCAAGGTAAAAGAAGTTACTTAGAGTAAAGGATGGTTGTCGGACACGCTAAGCCATTCTCCGgccatttttaagtttcaaaattcATAACTCCGTAATGGTCTAACCTATGAATAAACTGATGGTGTCAATGAATTCGTCAtccttttgtctataaaaatagctattttgCAATGTATCACTACGCATAGTTAAAATTAGATCTGATGTGAAGAGGGGTAGGTTGGGTTTTCTGATGCGTAAAAGTTTTCGTCATGATTTTTGTCTCTGTAAAAGTTGTTGGCCGGTTTGGAGATTTATCGGACACTTCAAAGGAAATAGATGTCTTCTATAtattaaacatgttattattaagacatttcatccttaattttattattctgtacattAGCGCAACGACACAAGCCATATTATCACTTTTCCCACGCTCCACGCTTTCATTCTCGGCTTGTAACTGACGTCACACCACGGCCACTACTTTGGGCCTAGCTTAGCTGGTCGCGCTAGGGGAAAAAATCGcctctgttggggggggggggaagaggagGAGTATTCTCTCTAGTCTACCTACGGGGCACTTTTTTTCCCCCGTAGCACAGCTCCACTAGCGCAGTGCGTGCCTGTCTCACCTTAGCCTTTACGGTACCAGTCAGATAATTGCTAGtctcctgctctctctctcacctgctttttttttttttttagagcgtgtAATGGTATGCTTAATTAAGAGAcgtggaaaaaggggggggggggagagagactTCATGTAGTATACTCTCTTTTGATTTTGACAATCTCTTAGAATTTTGATG includes the following:
- the LOC106055899 gene encoding coiled-coil domain-containing protein 43-like; the protein is MATSIVKPFDVWLTETLKSASSDLDTDVFVSYIIGVLDTESNDEEREEGIKELLASVVDPDLAAELYASIVQQWEIENKDKKIVAPKEDLGDRLSAMFEKQTLATVQEKKLTKEEADRKAAILAQYGQVSDGEETDPDDQSEEEEHPVSKSSSGGAGKLDSSDFLVRNVNKEEVQRVEREKREKAKEDQEKKKEKDKQDRQAQKQKQQERKEAEKKRTSKGEKRR